The stretch of DNA AATTTCGCCTTTTGCATTCGGTACATTCAAAAGTGATGAGCTCTTGCATAGAATGAGACCTCCTACTCAATAATATCCGATACCACTCCAGCCCCTACCGTTCGTCCTCCCTCACGGATAGCAAAGCGCAAACCCTTCTCCATGGCAATGG from Atribacterota bacterium encodes:
- a CDS encoding elongation factor Tu, giving the protein IAMEKGLRFAIREGGRTVGAGVVSDIIE